The DNA sequence CTGTTTCATTTCTTTCCACTGACGGGATTACACTGAATTCAGGATTTACAGCAGACATGGGCAGCGCTTTTTATGCGACTGTTCGCCCGGTGTTGACCGGCGGCGGATTGGGGTACCCCGGATACGGTGAGCCTGGGTTCATAAAACAGACGAGTAATGAAAAAGCCTACAAATTAGCTCATGAACAAATGCCAACCGATTATAATCTGTACCAAAACTATCCCAATCCGTTCAACCCGGATACACGGGTTGAGTATGCCCTGCCGGAGGCTAATGTAGTAACGATAACCGTTTATAATTCACTGGGCCAAAAAGTCAAAACAGTGGTCGATGCCCACAAACCGGCCGGTACCCACACTGTCCTGTGGGACGGAACAAATCAGGCCGGGAATCCCGTGTCCAGTGGGATGTATATTTTCCGGATCCGAGCGGGCGATTTTACAAAAAGCATTAAGGTAAATAAGATAATGTGAATGGAGACGTCGGACTTTACAGATGATGTTTTTGCCTTTGCCTCCACCATTCGGCGGAGTTTGGGCGGAATCCCGCCCAGGCGGGATGGTTCTCTGGATGGCGGGATATATGGAACGAATAATTGATGAGAAGATATTATTAGAGCAAAAGGGCCACCGTTTTGGTTCTCTTTCGGTAAAAAAAAGAAACTAAGGAGATAGGAATGAAAAAGTTACTCGGCATATTAATGTTGATCTTCCTTTCCATCCACACAATTTATCCCCAAAATCCGGAGTGGGTCACCTTTTATAATTATACACCCGCGGTGACTTCGTTGGCCGTCGAGGGCGAGAATATTTGGGTGGGAACGTCAAAGTGGGGTCTTTTCAAGATCAATCGAGTGTCTCGCTTCACCGGAGAACGAACCTTGTTTAATACCTCAAATTCAGGATTACCACATCCGTATATTCAGTCCCTTGCCGTCGATGCCAACGGCACCAAATGGATTGAGACCTATACAGGGTTAGCGGCCTTTGACGGGATCACTTGGACAGTATACACACCCCATAATTCAGGGCTGCCAAGTAATAGTTTTTCCTCGCTTGTTATTGCTGCAAACGGCACCAAATGGATTGGGACCAGTCGGGGCGTCGCCGCCTTTGACGACACGACCTGGACGGTCTACAATACCTCGAATTCCGGGTTGCCGGATAATCGGGTTGAATCTCTTGCCATCGATGGAAACGGGAATCCGTGGATTGGAACGGATACTGGCTTAGCCGTATTTGACGGAAGGAACTGGACGGTTTACGATACGTCCAATTCCGGGTTGCCGGATAATTTTATTCTATCGCTTGCCACTGATGGGAACGGTACAACATGGACCGGAACGAGACGTGGCTTAGTAAAGTTTGACGGCACGTACTGGACGGTTTACGATACTTCCAATTCCGGGTTGCCAGAGAATTACGTCAATTCTATTACTTTCGATGAAAAGGGAAACACATGGATGGGAACTGGTGGTGGCTTAGCCATGTTTGACGGTGCCACCTGGACGGTCTATAATACCTCAAATTCAGGAGTGCCAAGTAATCGTATTGAGTCTCTTGTCATCGATGACAGCGGCAAAGTATGGATTGGTACAAGACGAGGGTTAGCCGAATTTGATGGGGCCGATGTGACGGTGAATCCCCTCAATTCCAATGTGCCGGGCAATATCATGCATGCCATTGCCATCGATGGCAACGGCACGGCCTGGATTGGGGCCGGTGGCTTAGCCGCATTTGCCGGCATACATCCCGACGGCTCAGACTGGACGGTCTATACACCCAACAATTCCGGATTGCCAGGTTATAGTCTACAAGCGCTTGCCTTTGATGGGACCGGCACCGCGTGGATCGGCATTTATGATAGCGGATTGGTCGCCTTTGATGGCACCAATTGGACGGTGTACAACACATCAAATTCCGGGTTGCCGGAGAATAATATTGAGGCGTTGGCTGTCGACGGCAGCGGCACCCTTTGGATTGGAACGTATGAAGGTCTGGCTGCTTTTGACGGGACCACCTGGACGGTGTATAATTCGTCCAATTCCGGGTTGCCGGAGAATATAATTCAGGCGCTGGCTATTGATGGGAGTGGCACCCTCTGGATTGGAACAAATAGTAGAGGCTTGACCGAATTTGACGGCTCCCGCTGGAGGGTGTACCACCACTCCAATTCCGGCTTTCCAGGGCATGGGATTGGGGCGCTAGCCATCGATGACGATGAAAATACATGGATGGGGACTGGAGTTGGTTTAGTCAAATATGACGGAGGGCTCACTTGGACGGTGTATGATACCTCCAATTCCGGCTTGCCGAGTAATGACATTGGGGCACTAGCCATCGATGACGATGGAAATAAATGGATGGGGACGAGGGCTGGCTTAGTCAAATTTGACGGTACCACCTGGACCGTATATAATACCTCCAATTCTGGTATCCTGGTGAATGAGGTCAGATCCCTGGCCGTCGATGGGAGCGGAAATACATGGATCGGGTCGGGTTATGGATTATCTGTCTACCGGGAGGGAGGCGTGGTTGCCGTTGACGAAGAGAAACCGACGGCCCTGCCGACAGGATTTGTCTTGTCCCAAAATTACCCCAACCCCTTCAATCCCACCACCACCACCACCATCCGGTATGGCCTGCCAGCGGAGTCGCAGGTGACGTTGACCGTTTATGACCTGAGGGGCCGGAAGGTCACCACATTAGAAGATTCCCGCCAAGCCGCGGGCTGGCATATGGTGCAGTGGGATGGCCGGAACCAGTTCGGTCAGCCGGTGAGTACGGGGGTTTATTTCTATCGCCTGGTAGCCGGCGATATGATGCGGGTCAAAAAGATGATATTTTTGAAGTAGGAATTGAGATGTTTTTGATAAATACTAAATTGACTGTCATAACAGGAGGCTGTTAGTATATTCCGCTTCAACCCGCTATGCGGACCTGAAGCGGAATTAACGGTAACACAAAAACACGATAACACATTACTACTTTACTCTCTCACTGTATCTTTTCGCTGTCCGAGACATCCTTGGTTTTCTGAAATTTTTCAAAGGCATCTTCGCCACGAAGAATACTGGTATAAAGGAACAGGATATCGATTAGATTCATTTGGGCCGTCGTCAGCGGCATATCAATATCCAGGAACTGCGCCGCATTTCGCGGGGTGGTAAAGAGCGGATATTCCGCAATTTTTGAGAGGGGGCTGACGGCATAATCGCACAGACTGATGACGTGGGCTCCGCGATCTGATGCCAGTCTGGCAGCTTCCACGATTTTTTCCGATCGCCCTGATGAAGACACAGCCAGCAACACATCGTCCTCATCCAGAAGGGAGGCCTTGATCTTGACCAGCGTCATATCGGTTTCAGCCGTCGTTGGGATGCCAAGCCGGAAAAACCGAATATAGGCATACCGTGCAATTATGCCCGATGCGCCAGTTCCGATAGTCACCAGTTCGCGGGTATTGGATATGCGCTCAGCGGCTTCCTGCAGCACGTCAACTTCGATAATTCGCCTGGTCTCGTTCAGAATACGCACCGAATTCTGAAACGTTTTTTCGATGATAGTCTCAATATTGTCATCCAATTCAATGGGAAAACCACTTGACGCTTCAATCTCTTCCTGGTCGGACGTGACATCCCGGATGAGAGTATTGCGAAACTCCTTATAGCCGTTAAAGCCCAGTTTTTTCGTAAACCGGATGATGGTAGCGTAACTGGTCCCGGATTTATTCTCTAGTTCCTGAATCGTAAACAGGACCGTATCCTCCGGGTGTTCGAGGATGTAATCCGCGAGTCGCTGTTCGGCGGAATTCAATCCATCTCGAATGCCCCGCAACTTCAGCAGAATATTGGTATGGTTATTTTTAGATATTTCATTATTACCCATGTTGCCGCCCCTCTCTCAATTTCGATCCATCTGTACCATTAACGATATGATAATGTAAAAAGACTCAACACAACTCTGCATGCCTGATTACGAAAACACAGTAAATCCGAAGTGCACCTTAACGCCTAGTCCAATAACAGGGAGTCCAGTAATTCCAATGGATGGAATACCTTCCTGCCCGTGAGTGATTGTATTTGATCCGTACAGGACGTACCGCTGGCCAAAAGCAGGCATTTGCCCGTATCGGATTCGGCAGATTCTATCTGGTTTACGAGATTTATGCCGACTTCTTGAGACACTTCGTAGTAATCCTGTTTATAGCCAAAACTTCCGGCCATTCCACAACATTCCACAGAGGATGTGATCACATGAAATCCCAGCGATTGGAGCAGTGCAACCGTTTGATCTGCAGCATTGGCGGAGCGCTGCTGGCAATGGCTATGGTAAAACACCCGATCCGGCCACTGATGATTATCCTGATTTTTGATAAAATCAGCGATTTTATCTAACACGGATTCGCCGAGGTTAAAAATATATTCGATTGGCTCAAAGCTCTGCTTCAGGAGTCTACCCAATAATTCCCCATCGGGAAGGAGGTGGGAATAGTCCTCACGGAACATGCCCAAAACACTCGGTTCAACTACAATGATATCCCGATCGGACTCCAGATATTCCCGGCATGTTTCCGCCAGAACCTTCGCACGTTCAGAAGCAGTATTAACCATACCCTGAGATAGCGCAGCCCGGCCGTCCGGGAGAGTATCCATAACGGTCGTAGTCATGCCCAATTTTTTCAGCACCCGTATAGCTGAAATCCCCCAGGAAGGATGCAGATAATTGACGTAAATGTCGGGGAAGAATACCACCTCATAATTTGCAAACTGTTCGGATTCAATTGAGCTCAGTGTGCGGAAGGAATGACGGTACCATGTGGTAAAATTCTGGCTTGCGAATCTCGGTAGATCCGCATCGCTGGCCAGTCCCACCAATTTCTCTAAAATAGTTTTTGAAAATGCCGTATTTGCGATCCAGTTTGAGAGGGGAGCAAGCCGGGAACCCCATTTTGCGAGAGTGGCGTAATTGCCGAAGAATTGCTTTTGAAGGGGGGCTGAGGTATCCTCCGGGGCGCTGTCCAGCAGACCACGATATACAAAGGAAAAGGGGTCTTTCTTGCGCGATTGATTGATACGGTCACGTAAAACGATATTCAACCATGGGATGTCGATTTTTACGGGACACTGGGGTTTGCACCGCGAACACCCGGTACAAAGTTCATTGAATTTCGCAGTCTCGATCCCATGGGTCCCGGATTCCCAGGCGCTTCCGATTCCGCCGGAGTAGGTCTCGCCGCCGTATGCATGTCCCCCGAGGTTCTGAAAGTTGGCGCACGAATTCAGACAAGCCGCACACCGAATACAATAGAGCGCCTCGCGCAGCATCGGATCCTCGCGCATGTTCATGCGGCCGTTGTCTATCAGAACAAGGTGAAACGCCCTGGGCCGGACCGGTTTCTCCCGAAAGGAGAAGGGTCTAACATCCAATGGGGGAGTTACCAAATTGGTGTAAGAGGTCAGTGGCTGTCCGGTACCGCTCGGACCTAATAACTCAATGAACGGAAACAGGTGTGCCTTAGACGGAACGATCTTTTCAACACCGGCCACCGCAATGTGAATCGGCGGCGTCTGCATAACCATCCTGATATTGGCTTCACTCTCCACCAGCATCAGGGTGCCGCTTTCAGCGGCAATTGCATTCGCTCCGGTTATCCCGATATCCGCATTAAGAAACTTTTCCCGGAGGATGTCCCGGGCGTATTTGGTCAGCGCTTCACCCGAATCCAACGGCGAATCGGTATCATAAACTCGCTTGAACAGGGTGGAGATCTGTTCCCGACTACGGTGGATGGCAGGGCCCACTATGTGAGACGGCTGTTCATCCGCAATCTGTATAATCATCTCACCGAGATCGGTCTCCACTACCTCCATGCCGGCGGATTCCAGCACTGTATTCAGATGAATCTCTTCCGTAGTCATCGACTTGGATTTTACTACTAATTCCGCCTCGTACCCGCTGCAGAGATCTTTAATATGCTGAGTTGCATCCTCGGCATCGCTGGCCAGATAAACGGAGCCGCCGTTTTGTTCTACTGTGGATTGCAACGTCTGAATGAGATCTGGCAACCGAGCGATGGAGTCTTCCTTGATAGCGCGGGCTTTTTCCTTTAATACCTCATAGTCATCGATAGCACCAGTGGCTTTGTAGCGCCCGATATTAAAGGTGTTCGTGTTTCGCCGGACGGAATCCTGCTCGTAGTCCAACGCCAGCCGGATGCCACCCTTGAGGGATTCCTTGGTGTCCTTCCTGGCATATTTCCTTGGAGTGTAGTCCGGCTGCTCCATATTTCTGTTTTTCGCCATAAGTTTTATTCCAATAGAATTATATGCAATTCACCCGGACCGTGGACGCCGCGCACCAATTCGCCCATATCTGCCGTGGCGCTCGGTCCGGTGATTATTACCATGTTATTTAACAGGGAAGTGTTGCTGGATTCTTCAATCTGTAACAAATCACTGGGACAGTAGACGAGATCTTCAATATTCAACAAGGCAATATGGGATCGGGTAAACAGGCTGACTGAACCGGCAAGATCACTCCCGACGGCGACGCAGATGGAACCGGTTCTGGCGATGCCGGCGAATGCGCCTGTGATTCCGCACCAGGCTGCCTCCAGCTCTTCGTCATTCGGATGCTCAATGATACCATCCATATTGCGGATGGTGGTAGTCAGGTCGGACTCTAAAGAGGCGGATGATGCAAAGATAGTTATTGAATTTTCCCTGAGATGTTGTGATATAGCGGCAGAGACCGAATCCGTCTCTATAGAGATAATTTCCACAGATGCCCCAGCGCCTTCGGCTGCAGCTCGAAACTGATCGATATATTGATTGGTCTTTTCAGTCATGGTTGTATCACACAAAAGTCGTGAGTTATCACCGGCAGAATACCGGTGTAAAATCCGAACCCTTTATTCGGTTCACATAAACAATGCGCAATTTACGTAAATCCCGGTAATTCAGGTGGTCAGAATTGATTGGTAGCTGGCAAAATGATCGTCCCAGTAACCCTGGTCTGCAGGCTCATAGGTTTTTAACGCAAATGACTGCCTGATTATCTGCCGCAAAGAGCCAAGATCATCGATGAGCTCTGTTGCCAGCGCCTGCACACCGATATTGCCAGCGGCAGTCCCCTCAACCGGTCCGGTAACGACCGGTCTGCCGATGGCGTCCGCTGTCAGCTGGTTTAGTAGCGTATTTTGTATGCCGCCGCCAACTGCATGGAGCGTTTGAATTTGTTTTCCCGTCAAAAGTTCAAGATCGTCTATCACCATGCGATATTTAAATGCCAGGCTTTCCAGTATGCACCGGGTGATCCATGCTGGATCAGTTTTATACGACTGGTCAGTTTCACTTAAAAAGCTGATAATGCTTTCAACCATATTCTCCGGCTTCAAAAACCGCGAATCATCAACATCCACCCAGGCCCGTATCTGGTCAATCTTTTGTGCCATATTCTGCAGGGTTTTATAGTCAAATTTTTCACCCTGATTATTCCACACTTCCCGGCATTGTTGGAGGGGCCAGAGCCCCATAATGTTTTTCAAAAACCGGGTGGTACCCTCGACTCCACCTTCATTGGTGAAATTGTATTCCTGAGTTCGTCCTGTAATGACAGGTTCCTCCAGTTCTACGCCCATAAGTGACCATGTACCGGAGCTGAGAAATGCCCAGTCATCGCCTTCAGCCGGGATCGAGGCAACTGCTGCTGCCGTGTCGTGACTTGCACCGGCGATCACCGGAGTTGTCATGGTGATGCCGGTTTTTTCGGCGACGGCGGGGACTAATGTGCTAAGAACAGTACCCGGTTGGGTAACAGGAGGGAAGAGGGTACCTTCGAAGCCAAACGCCTCCAGAATTTGCCCGGACCAGTTACGGGTCCGGGGATCACAAAGCTGGGTAGTGGACGCAATGGTATATTCGGCTGTTTTCTGTCCGGAGAGTAGATACAACAGGTAGTTTGGGATGGGCAGAAAATCAGAAGCAACAGTCAGCCAGTCCAGCGTCTGGCGCTTTTCCGCCAGCAGCTGATACAAAGTATTCAGCTGCATAAATTGGATACCGGTATACTCATATATTTTATCTCTGGGGAGTATGGTCGAGGCATACTGAATCAGGCCGTCAGTGCGGCTATCCCTGTAGTGATACGGATATCCCACCAAACGGTCATCGGCATCCAGTAATACATAATCCACACCCCAGGTATCAACGCTGATCCCCTGGAAGTGCGGACCGAATTCATCTCCCGCTTGGGCCAGTGCCGACTCAATTTCCGCATACAACTGCAAAATATCCCAGTGAAGGTGAGAGCCACTTTCCACCGATGGAGTGGGGAAGCGATGCACCTCATGGAGAGAAAGACGCGGCGCAGAAGTGTCGATACGACCGATGACACAGCGCCCACTTTCGGCGCCAATGTCGAATGCGATAAATTGCGATTCGTCAGCCATCTGTGCTCCGCTCTGAGTGAGTCGAAAGTCGAATAAGTTCCCTGGCTACCGCAGGAAAGCGTCAGTTAATCCACCGTCCACCGGGATAATATGTCCGGTAGTCCGGGAGGACTTCGATGAGACCAGATAATAAATCGCTTCGCTGACATCCTGTGGACGCATCGGGGCGTGGGTCAGAGTTGATTCCGCGTAGTACTCTGACAGTTTATTAATCAGCGATTCCGTGCTATCATCCGGATCAAATCTCACGTTATATTTCTTCAGACTACTGATCACCCTTTCCCGCGGAAACATTGAACTGCCGTCCACAACACGTGCCGGGCTAACGCCATTAACGCGAATATTCGGGGCATACCGGATCGCCAGCTCCCGTATTAGGTGGTTCACCGCAGTCTTACTTACGTCATACGGCTCGGATCCCGTTTTCGGCACAACTGCATTTGCGGAACTGGTGAGCAGAATCACACCTTCAGTGCCTTGTTCTTTAACGATAGAGTTAAATTCGTCTGTCAGGATATAATTTCCGGTCACATTCGTTCGCAGCGTTTTATCCCACAATTCGTCGGCAAAATCGCCGTTTTCGTCCGGATAAGCGATCATGGCGGCTGTATTAATGAGGATATCTACACCGCCAAACTGGAGTACCGTCTTCCTGAGGGCGCTCCGCACGGATACCCGATCCGTAATATCAATCTGAGCGCTGTCGGACAGTTCTTTGCCATGCGTATTCTCCATCTGCTGGTGGGTTGCTTTTGCCAGGTCGCCGTCCAGGTCTGCCACCATCAGATGACCGCCTTCTTCAACCAATTGGTCGCAGGAATCCCGGCCGATGCCGCTGCCGGCGCCAACAACCAGTAAAACTTGCCTGGCTAACTCCTGCTCCGGAGGCTGGCGTTTGAGTTTGGCTTCTTCGAGCGCCCAGTATTCTATACGAAAGGCTTCTCTGGGAGTGAGAGCCACGTAGTTATTCAGCACCTGATCTTCGTTGATATCCTCGTCGATTTTACCGTCATCCAGGGAAGTAGCGCCTTCCATGACGTGAATGGCGTTGACGTAAAATTCGCCGGTTACGCGGGCTTCCTTTTTGTTCTTTCCAAAAGCAAGCATCCCAATACCCGGAATAAGAACCACGCGGGGATTTGAATCACGCATGGCAGGGGAGTCCGGCTCCTTGTTTTCCTCGTAATAGGTCTTGTAATCCACGCGGTACTGCTTCAGGCCGGATTCAATGGCGGACTTCAGGCTGTCAATATCGCCTGTTTCGGGATTCCAGTTGACATAAAATGGCCGTACCTTGGTGCGGATAAAATGATCAGGGCAACTGGTTCCCTGAAAGGCCAAAGCTTCCGCATCTTCACTGTTGACAAACCTAAGGACATCCGGCAGATCCACAAACTCTCCAATGACCATGTTTTCACTGCCGACCCGGCCGCGAACAAACGGAAAAACTGCTGCAGCAATATCTTCCCGATCATCACGGGAATCAAATTTTTGTCCACTAAAAAGATCATCGCCCTTTTCTTCCATTTTTTCATTAATGAACTGTCCCATGGCGTCAATGATTTCAATGGTGCGCCTGTAGCACGCGTACTGCTCATCCCCCCAGGTATGCAGACCGTGGGAGGCCATAATCACGCCCTCCGCATCCGGATTTTTATTCAGGGCATCCTCCAGCATCGTTGCCAGGTGATAACCTGGACGCTCCCAGGGAA is a window from the Candidatus Neomarinimicrobiota bacterium genome containing:
- a CDS encoding T9SS type A sorting domain-containing protein, with protein sequence MKKLLGILMLIFLSIHTIYPQNPEWVTFYNYTPAVTSLAVEGENIWVGTSKWGLFKINRVSRFTGERTLFNTSNSGLPHPYIQSLAVDANGTKWIETYTGLAAFDGITWTVYTPHNSGLPSNSFSSLVIAANGTKWIGTSRGVAAFDDTTWTVYNTSNSGLPDNRVESLAIDGNGNPWIGTDTGLAVFDGRNWTVYDTSNSGLPDNFILSLATDGNGTTWTGTRRGLVKFDGTYWTVYDTSNSGLPENYVNSITFDEKGNTWMGTGGGLAMFDGATWTVYNTSNSGVPSNRIESLVIDDSGKVWIGTRRGLAEFDGADVTVNPLNSNVPGNIMHAIAIDGNGTAWIGAGGLAAFAGIHPDGSDWTVYTPNNSGLPGYSLQALAFDGTGTAWIGIYDSGLVAFDGTNWTVYNTSNSGLPENNIEALAVDGSGTLWIGTYEGLAAFDGTTWTVYNSSNSGLPENIIQALAIDGSGTLWIGTNSRGLTEFDGSRWRVYHHSNSGFPGHGIGALAIDDDENTWMGTGVGLVKYDGGLTWTVYDTSNSGLPSNDIGALAIDDDGNKWMGTRAGLVKFDGTTWTVYNTSNSGILVNEVRSLAVDGSGNTWIGSGYGLSVYREGGVVAVDEEKPTALPTGFVLSQNYPNPFNPTTTTTIRYGLPAESQVTLTVYDLRGRKVTTLEDSRQAAGWHMVQWDGRNQFGQPVSTGVYFYRLVAGDMMRVKKMIFLK
- a CDS encoding MurR/RpiR family transcriptional regulator: MGNNEISKNNHTNILLKLRGIRDGLNSAEQRLADYILEHPEDTVLFTIQELENKSGTSYATIIRFTKKLGFNGYKEFRNTLIRDVTSDQEEIEASSGFPIELDDNIETIIEKTFQNSVRILNETRRIIEVDVLQEAAERISNTRELVTIGTGASGIIARYAYIRFFRLGIPTTAETDMTLVKIKASLLDEDDVLLAVSSSGRSEKIVEAARLASDRGAHVISLCDYAVSPLSKIAEYPLFTTPRNAAQFLDIDMPLTTAQMNLIDILFLYTSILRGEDAFEKFQKTKDVSDSEKIQ
- a CDS encoding LUD domain-containing protein, with the translated sequence MEQPDYTPRKYARKDTKESLKGGIRLALDYEQDSVRRNTNTFNIGRYKATGAIDDYEVLKEKARAIKEDSIARLPDLIQTLQSTVEQNGGSVYLASDAEDATQHIKDLCSGYEAELVVKSKSMTTEEIHLNTVLESAGMEVVETDLGEMIIQIADEQPSHIVGPAIHRSREQISTLFKRVYDTDSPLDSGEALTKYARDILREKFLNADIGITGANAIAAESGTLMLVESEANIRMVMQTPPIHIAVAGVEKIVPSKAHLFPFIELLGPSGTGQPLTSYTNLVTPPLDVRPFSFREKPVRPRAFHLVLIDNGRMNMREDPMLREALYCIRCAACLNSCANFQNLGGHAYGGETYSGGIGSAWESGTHGIETAKFNELCTGCSRCKPQCPVKIDIPWLNIVLRDRINQSRKKDPFSFVYRGLLDSAPEDTSAPLQKQFFGNYATLAKWGSRLAPLSNWIANTAFSKTILEKLVGLASDADLPRFASQNFTTWYRHSFRTLSSIESEQFANYEVVFFPDIYVNYLHPSWGISAIRVLKKLGMTTTVMDTLPDGRAALSQGMVNTASERAKVLAETCREYLESDRDIIVVEPSVLGMFREDYSHLLPDGELLGRLLKQSFEPIEYIFNLGESVLDKIADFIKNQDNHQWPDRVFYHSHCQQRSANAADQTVALLQSLGFHVITSSVECCGMAGSFGYKQDYYEVSQEVGINLVNQIESAESDTGKCLLLASGTSCTDQIQSLTGRKVFHPLELLDSLLLD
- a CDS encoding LUD domain-containing protein; translation: MTEKTNQYIDQFRAAAEGAGASVEIISIETDSVSAAISQHLRENSITIFASSASLESDLTTTIRNMDGIIEHPNDEELEAAWCGITGAFAGIARTGSICVAVGSDLAGSVSLFTRSHIALLNIEDLVYCPSDLLQIEESSNTSLLNNMVIITGPSATADMGELVRGVHGPGELHIILLE
- a CDS encoding rhamnulokinase codes for the protein MADESQFIAFDIGAESGRCVIGRIDTSAPRLSLHEVHRFPTPSVESGSHLHWDILQLYAEIESALAQAGDEFGPHFQGISVDTWGVDYVLLDADDRLVGYPYHYRDSRTDGLIQYASTILPRDKIYEYTGIQFMQLNTLYQLLAEKRQTLDWLTVASDFLPIPNYLLYLLSGQKTAEYTIASTTQLCDPRTRNWSGQILEAFGFEGTLFPPVTQPGTVLSTLVPAVAEKTGITMTTPVIAGASHDTAAAVASIPAEGDDWAFLSSGTWSLMGVELEEPVITGRTQEYNFTNEGGVEGTTRFLKNIMGLWPLQQCREVWNNQGEKFDYKTLQNMAQKIDQIRAWVDVDDSRFLKPENMVESIISFLSETDQSYKTDPAWITRCILESLAFKYRMVIDDLELLTGKQIQTLHAVGGGIQNTLLNQLTADAIGRPVVTGPVEGTAAGNIGVQALATELIDDLGSLRQIIRQSFALKTYEPADQGYWDDHFASYQSILTT
- a CDS encoding bifunctional rhamnulose-1-phosphate aldolase/short-chain dehydrogenase — encoded protein: MKLEYLEDKWDDEYVQDLDQPEILRYRSNLLGSDLRITNFGGGNTSSKVMQRDPVTDEEVEVLWVKGSGGDLGSIKRDGFARLYMDKFRALRDRYRGREYEDEMVDYYPLCRFGLNDRPASIDTPIHGLTPYKHVDHTHPDWAIALAASANGKRMLQEFNDRFGFNLIWLPWERPGYHLATMLEDALNKNPDAEGVIMASHGLHTWGDEQYACYRRTIEIIDAMGQFINEKMEEKGDDLFSGQKFDSRDDREDIAAAVFPFVRGRVGSENMVIGEFVDLPDVLRFVNSEDAEALAFQGTSCPDHFIRTKVRPFYVNWNPETGDIDSLKSAIESGLKQYRVDYKTYYEENKEPDSPAMRDSNPRVVLIPGIGMLAFGKNKKEARVTGEFYVNAIHVMEGATSLDDGKIDEDINEDQVLNNYVALTPREAFRIEYWALEEAKLKRQPPEQELARQVLLVVGAGSGIGRDSCDQLVEEGGHLMVADLDGDLAKATHQQMENTHGKELSDSAQIDITDRVSVRSALRKTVLQFGGVDILINTAAMIAYPDENGDFADELWDKTLRTNVTGNYILTDEFNSIVKEQGTEGVILLTSSANAVVPKTGSEPYDVSKTAVNHLIRELAIRYAPNIRVNGVSPARVVDGSSMFPRERVISSLKKYNVRFDPDDSTESLINKLSEYYAESTLTHAPMRPQDVSEAIYYLVSSKSSRTTGHIIPVDGGLTDAFLR